The following are encoded in a window of Mycobacteroides chelonae CCUG 47445 genomic DNA:
- a CDS encoding sensor domain-containing protein, which yields MRHVLAVGWLGLAAMLAVSCGTETGGIKPIPVGATETSAPADHGQDGAIASPKSSAPPVTTSLEPPAPVIVTPDKAESIIISADDVGRLVGSPLTYEFKSTRPSDASATGKCQALTGLRSESLGDEWTTYRGSRLQETQDRYDHIVWQAVVLFPDAKAAANQLQTAYPPSLASCADSRQTEGDIEWRIGQFSNDGTSVKWVRQELKDGKPAGWRCFYDYRVKNNALFGSLLCQNGNGTPIVTAIVDRMAEWIPA from the coding sequence ATGCGTCACGTGTTGGCTGTCGGATGGCTTGGCCTGGCAGCGATGCTCGCGGTGAGTTGTGGAACGGAGACCGGGGGCATCAAGCCGATACCGGTCGGTGCCACCGAGACATCGGCACCGGCCGATCATGGGCAGGACGGGGCGATCGCGAGCCCCAAGTCCAGCGCTCCACCGGTCACCACCTCGCTCGAACCACCGGCACCGGTGATCGTCACGCCCGACAAGGCGGAATCGATCATCATCTCCGCCGACGATGTGGGCAGGCTGGTCGGATCGCCGCTGACGTACGAGTTCAAGTCCACTCGGCCCAGCGATGCCTCCGCGACCGGCAAGTGTCAGGCACTCACCGGGCTGCGCAGCGAGAGCCTTGGTGATGAGTGGACCACCTACCGAGGTTCACGTCTGCAGGAAACACAGGACCGGTATGACCACATCGTGTGGCAAGCGGTCGTGTTGTTCCCTGATGCGAAGGCCGCGGCGAACCAGCTTCAGACGGCTTATCCCCCGTCGCTCGCGTCCTGCGCGGACTCGCGTCAGACCGAGGGCGATATCGAATGGCGGATCGGTCAATTCTCGAACGACGGCACCAGTGTGAAGTGGGTGCGCCAGGAGCTCAAGGACGGAAAACCCGCGGGGTGGCGGTGTTTCTACGACTACCGGGTCAAGAACAACGCGCTCTTCGGGAGCCTGTTGTGCCAGAACGGCAACGGCACCCCGATAGTCACCGCGATCGTCGACCGCATGGCCGAATGGATTCCGGCATGA
- a CDS encoding sensor domain-containing protein, protein MTSKSVYGKTAVAVCAAAVLTGCSIFGGGQHPATSGPSATPGASKTSTTTSVDAISPDRANSIIVSKKDVSELVGSTLEYEGKSSNPRSSSPIDGRQSCQALMVPLTVDVGDKWTTYRDVWYREGKDTFTHSVTQRVLLYSSKDDARENYSKEFPGDVRSCSGEELKVDTATWRVSVREASDDRAQWVLDEIADGRPSGWRCMLEARIIENLLLSATVCQVANGGPALRAIVDRMVTATQPK, encoded by the coding sequence GTGACCAGCAAATCGGTGTACGGAAAGACTGCCGTCGCGGTGTGCGCCGCCGCCGTCCTGACGGGATGCTCAATTTTCGGAGGTGGCCAGCACCCTGCGACGTCCGGGCCGTCGGCGACCCCCGGCGCATCGAAGACGTCGACAACGACGTCGGTGGATGCGATCAGTCCCGACAGAGCCAACTCGATCATCGTCTCCAAAAAGGACGTGTCCGAGCTGGTCGGCTCCACCCTCGAATACGAGGGCAAGTCCTCGAATCCGCGATCGTCGTCGCCGATCGACGGCAGGCAATCGTGCCAGGCGCTGATGGTGCCACTGACCGTCGACGTCGGCGACAAGTGGACTACCTACCGCGACGTCTGGTATCGGGAGGGCAAGGACACGTTCACGCACTCGGTCACTCAGCGGGTGTTGCTCTACTCGTCGAAAGACGATGCGCGGGAGAACTATTCGAAGGAGTTCCCCGGCGATGTCCGCAGTTGCTCGGGTGAGGAACTGAAGGTCGACACGGCGACCTGGCGCGTGTCTGTCCGCGAGGCATCCGACGACCGCGCCCAGTGGGTGCTCGATGAGATCGCCGATGGGCGCCCGTCGGGATGGCGCTGCATGCTGGAGGCCCGCATCATCGAAAATCTGCTGCTCTCGGCGACAGTCTGTCAGGTGGCCAATGGTGGTCCGGCGCTGCGCGCGATCGTGGACAGGATGGTTACCGCCACCCAGCCGAAGTAA
- a CDS encoding sensor domain-containing protein, with product MRYGMTLWCVVSAGVLISGCGQPSEGIKPVSAPTTTSADMPMTAGTSAPASIPTTTKAPPPPPLVVTPEKIDSILGSRSDVGKILGTTLEYDDNTSTPPTDAVGGAPDCANLDNPRASQLGSEWTTYRWNYYRETKDTTAYIVSQVAVLYPSREEAAAAFAHAFPKSAARTCANAEISKQDQKWKISNIAEISDGAAKWTQLQITQTATWHCFFDFRNKNNVLFGTYLCQYGDGVPGVTTITDRIAAWIPQ from the coding sequence ATGCGGTACGGGATGACGTTGTGGTGCGTGGTGTCGGCCGGAGTGCTGATATCAGGGTGCGGTCAGCCCAGCGAGGGGATAAAGCCGGTGTCGGCGCCGACCACCACCTCGGCGGATATGCCCATGACCGCGGGCACCTCAGCCCCCGCGTCCATCCCCACGACCACAAAAGCGCCTCCACCGCCGCCCCTGGTGGTCACCCCGGAGAAGATCGACTCGATCCTGGGCTCACGTTCGGATGTCGGAAAGATTCTGGGAACCACGCTCGAGTACGACGACAACACATCGACACCGCCGACCGATGCCGTAGGCGGCGCACCGGACTGCGCCAACCTGGACAACCCGCGGGCCAGCCAATTGGGATCCGAATGGACGACCTACCGCTGGAACTATTACCGCGAGACCAAGGACACCACCGCGTACATCGTGAGCCAGGTGGCCGTCCTCTATCCGTCCCGCGAGGAGGCCGCCGCGGCTTTCGCACACGCGTTTCCCAAGTCCGCAGCGAGAACATGCGCCAACGCGGAAATCTCCAAGCAGGATCAGAAGTGGAAGATCAGCAACATCGCGGAAATCAGTGATGGCGCGGCGAAATGGACCCAACTGCAGATCACACAGACCGCGACGTGGCACTGCTTCTTCGACTTCCGCAACAAGAACAACGTGCTCTTCGGGACGTACCTATGCCAGTACGGTGACGGCGTACCCGGTGTGACGACCATTACCGACCGGATCGCGGCGTGGATCCCGCAGTGA
- a CDS encoding urease subunit gamma — protein MRLTPHEQERLLISYAAELARRRQSRGLRLNHPEAIAIITDHLLEGARDGRTVSELMASGREVLGRDDVMDGVPEMIPDVQVEATFPDGTKLVTVHHPIG, from the coding sequence ATGCGATTGACCCCGCACGAGCAGGAACGGCTGCTCATTTCCTATGCGGCGGAATTGGCGCGACGACGCCAATCCCGAGGCCTGCGCCTCAACCACCCAGAAGCAATCGCCATCATCACCGATCATCTCCTCGAGGGTGCGCGTGATGGTCGCACCGTCTCGGAATTGATGGCCAGCGGCCGCGAGGTGCTGGGGCGCGATGACGTGATGGACGGCGTCCCCGAGATGATCCCGGACGTCCAGGTGGAGGCAACCTTTCCCGACGGCACCAAGCTCGTCACTGTGCACCACCCGATCGGATGA
- a CDS encoding urease subunit beta, giving the protein MIPGEYLFASDDIELNAGATVIELDVVNTGDRPVQVGSHVHFPQSNPALDFDREAAHGHRLHIPAGTAVRFEPGVAQKVRLVPLRGRREVHGLTLDAPGHLDGGEPA; this is encoded by the coding sequence ATGATTCCTGGCGAATACCTGTTCGCATCAGACGATATCGAACTCAACGCGGGAGCGACCGTCATCGAGCTCGATGTCGTCAACACCGGTGACCGCCCCGTGCAGGTGGGCAGTCACGTACATTTCCCGCAGTCGAACCCGGCGCTTGACTTCGATCGTGAGGCCGCGCACGGACACCGCCTGCACATTCCTGCGGGTACCGCGGTTCGCTTCGAACCCGGTGTGGCGCAGAAGGTCCGACTGGTTCCCCTGCGTGGGCGCCGAGAAGTACACGGACTGACGCTCGACGCTCCGGGACACCTGGACGGCGGTGAACCCGCATGA
- a CDS encoding urease subunit alpha: protein MTRLSREHYAKLYGPTTGDRIRLADTDLLIEITEDRCGGPGLAGEEAVFGGGKVLRESMGQSRLTRAGGAPDTVITGAVIIDHWGIIKADIGIRDGRIVGIGKAGNPDIMDGVHPQLIVGPSTEIIAGNDRIVTAGGIDCHVHFICPQLVEEAIGGGITTMIGGGTGPAEGSKATTVTPGAWHLGRMLQALDRWPVNVLLLGKGNTVNPESMWEQLRGGAAGFKLHEDWGTTPAVIDACLRVADEADVQVALHSDTLNETGFVEGTLEAIAGRAIHAYHTEGAGGGHAPDIITVASHPNVMPSSTNPTRPHTVNTLDEHLDMLMVCHHLNAAVPEDLAFAESRIRPSTIAAEDLLHDIGAISMIGSDSQAMGRIGEVVMRTWQTAHVMKKRRGALEGDPSGAGGNDNNRVRRYVAKYTICPAITHGIDHELGSVEVGKLADLVLWEPAFFGVRPHVVIKGGAIAWAAMGDANASIPTPQPVLPRPMFGAMPNVAPGLAVHFVSPTAIEDDLAARLALRRRLVPTRDVRHRGKADLPLNDAMPDIRVDPDTFTVRIDGEVWQEQPATELPMAQRYFLF from the coding sequence ATGACCCGGCTCTCGCGGGAGCACTACGCCAAGCTGTACGGGCCGACAACGGGTGATCGCATCCGCTTGGCGGATACCGATTTGCTTATCGAGATCACCGAAGATCGATGTGGTGGGCCCGGTTTGGCGGGCGAGGAGGCAGTCTTCGGCGGTGGCAAGGTGCTGCGCGAGTCGATGGGGCAGAGCCGCCTCACCCGCGCCGGGGGAGCGCCGGACACCGTCATCACGGGCGCTGTCATCATCGATCACTGGGGAATCATCAAGGCCGACATCGGCATTCGGGACGGACGCATTGTCGGCATCGGCAAGGCGGGTAATCCGGACATCATGGATGGGGTTCACCCCCAACTGATCGTCGGCCCGTCCACCGAGATCATCGCCGGCAATGACCGGATCGTCACCGCGGGCGGCATCGATTGCCACGTCCACTTCATCTGTCCCCAATTGGTCGAAGAGGCCATCGGCGGCGGCATCACCACGATGATCGGCGGGGGCACCGGCCCCGCTGAGGGCAGCAAGGCCACCACAGTCACTCCCGGAGCATGGCACCTGGGGCGCATGCTGCAGGCGCTCGACAGGTGGCCGGTGAACGTGCTGCTGCTGGGCAAGGGCAACACCGTCAACCCCGAATCCATGTGGGAACAATTACGCGGTGGCGCAGCGGGTTTCAAACTTCATGAGGACTGGGGCACCACACCCGCGGTGATCGACGCGTGCCTGCGTGTCGCCGACGAGGCCGATGTCCAGGTCGCTCTGCATTCGGACACCCTCAACGAAACAGGTTTTGTCGAGGGCACTCTGGAGGCGATCGCCGGGCGCGCGATACACGCTTACCATACAGAGGGCGCCGGGGGCGGCCATGCTCCCGACATCATCACCGTGGCCAGTCACCCGAACGTGATGCCAAGCTCCACCAATCCCACGCGCCCGCACACCGTCAACACCCTGGACGAGCATCTGGACATGCTCATGGTCTGCCACCATCTCAACGCCGCGGTGCCGGAGGATCTTGCCTTCGCCGAGAGCCGGATTCGTCCGTCCACGATCGCTGCCGAGGATCTGCTGCACGATATCGGCGCCATCTCGATGATTGGCAGTGACAGTCAGGCCATGGGGCGCATCGGCGAAGTGGTGATGCGCACCTGGCAGACCGCGCATGTCATGAAGAAGCGCCGGGGCGCGCTGGAGGGGGACCCGTCCGGGGCAGGCGGCAACGACAACAACCGCGTCCGCCGGTATGTCGCGAAATACACGATCTGTCCGGCGATCACGCACGGCATCGATCATGAATTGGGCTCGGTAGAGGTCGGCAAGCTGGCCGATCTGGTGCTGTGGGAACCGGCCTTCTTCGGGGTCCGGCCACATGTCGTCATCAAGGGCGGCGCCATCGCGTGGGCTGCCATGGGCGATGCCAACGCTTCTATTCCCACCCCGCAACCCGTGCTGCCACGGCCCATGTTCGGCGCCATGCCCAACGTGGCACCCGGTTTGGCCGTGCACTTTGTCTCGCCGACGGCTATCGAGGATGATCTGGCGGCCCGGCTCGCGTTGCGGCGCAGGCTGGTTCCCACCCGCGATGTGCGCCATCGCGGCAAGGCCGATCTGCCGCTGAATGACGCGATGCCGGACATCCGAGTCGATCCCGATACCTTCACCGTACGTATTGACGGCGAGGTCTGGCAGGAACAGCCGGCCACCGAACTGCCCATGGCGCAACGATATTTCCTGTTCTGA
- a CDS encoding urease accessory protein UreF: MDTSATTALLLSLADSRLPTGSHVHSGGVEEAIAQGLVRDGVTLNAYLRRRIRTHGLVAASIAAAITSGRLDPERADAETDARTPSQAARDASRAQGRGLKRLAGSAWPHIDWRARGRQPHLAVVYGVIGAATGLSGRDIALVVVYTTLTGSATAGQRLLALDPTEVAVGTLAMAGLCEETATLAAADLACLSDPLLDVLAERHLTRERPLFVS, encoded by the coding sequence ATCGATACTTCCGCGACGACGGCACTACTGCTGTCGCTGGCTGATTCCCGGTTGCCCACCGGTTCCCATGTGCACTCCGGTGGGGTGGAGGAGGCCATAGCCCAGGGTCTGGTGCGAGACGGTGTGACCTTGAATGCCTATCTGCGGCGGCGTATTCGGACTCACGGACTGGTCGCGGCATCTATTGCCGCCGCCATCACGTCGGGACGGCTGGATCCGGAGCGTGCGGATGCCGAAACGGACGCGCGGACGCCCTCGCAGGCGGCGCGGGACGCTTCCCGCGCCCAGGGGCGGGGGCTCAAGCGCCTGGCCGGGAGCGCCTGGCCGCACATCGACTGGCGTGCGCGCGGCCGCCAGCCGCATCTGGCCGTGGTCTACGGCGTCATCGGCGCGGCAACAGGTTTGTCGGGCCGCGATATCGCCCTCGTCGTCGTGTACACCACGCTGACCGGGTCCGCCACCGCAGGCCAGCGGCTGTTGGCGTTAGACCCCACAGAGGTGGCGGTGGGTACCTTGGCCATGGCGGGCCTGTGCGAGGAGACCGCGACCTTGGCTGCCGCCGATCTGGCATGCCTGTCCGACCCGCTGCTGGATGTGCTCGCAGAGCGTCATCTCACACGTGAACGTCCGCTTTTTGTTTCGTAG
- the ureG gene encoding urease accessory protein UreG, which produces MPPHLLDGQPHQHIDRPRRVRQPGEPLRIGIGGPVGSGKTALVAALCRTLRDEISVAVLTNDIYTTEDADFLRRHAVLPDERITAVQTGGCPHTAIRDDITANLDAIEDLIATNDPLDLILVESGGDNLTATFSSGLIDVQIFVVDVAGGDKVPRKGGPGVTFSDLLVINKTDLAPMVGADLGVMARDAAAVREGRPTAMISLTEDPTATEVLAWVRSHLDHAH; this is translated from the coding sequence ATGCCACCGCATCTCCTCGACGGTCAGCCCCATCAACACATCGACAGGCCCCGCCGGGTGCGCCAGCCGGGTGAGCCGCTGCGCATCGGGATCGGTGGACCCGTGGGGTCGGGCAAGACTGCGCTGGTCGCCGCGCTGTGTCGCACGCTGCGCGACGAGATTTCGGTGGCGGTGCTCACCAACGACATCTACACGACGGAGGATGCCGACTTCCTGCGCCGCCACGCGGTGCTGCCCGACGAGCGCATCACCGCCGTGCAAACCGGTGGCTGCCCGCACACCGCGATCCGCGACGACATCACCGCGAACCTGGACGCCATCGAGGATCTCATCGCCACCAATGATCCACTTGACCTCATCCTCGTCGAGTCGGGTGGCGACAATCTCACCGCCACGTTTTCCTCAGGTCTGATCGACGTGCAGATCTTCGTCGTCGACGTCGCCGGCGGTGACAAGGTGCCGCGCAAAGGCGGTCCCGGCGTGACCTTCTCGGATCTGCTGGTCATCAACAAGACCGACCTCGCTCCCATGGTGGGCGCCGATCTGGGCGTGATGGCACGGGATGCGGCAGCCGTACGGGAAGGACGGCCAACTGCGATGATCTCGTTGACCGAAGACCCGACGGCCACCGAGGTGTTGGCGTGGGTCCGGAGCCACCTGGACCATGCGCACTGA
- a CDS encoding urease accessory protein UreD: MRTDVEIIAVKGRLPRIRCSGSLQGRLTDADTVHLVGVAASPLGGDEISVRIEVGDGVLLRVRSVAAAVALPGRNTLRSSTAWSCSVAGELDLDPAPTIVAANAVHHSHVTVHGSGDASVRLRERVQIGRAGESSGFWSGELEADIDNRPLLRHRIELGAGSVTDDELGRPLALISELRYPETDSMPPTPADATVLRLAGDATLLTWQGQRLPSD; this comes from the coding sequence ATGCGCACTGACGTCGAGATCATCGCGGTGAAGGGCCGTCTCCCACGGATACGCTGTTCGGGCAGCCTGCAGGGCAGGCTCACCGATGCCGATACCGTGCATCTCGTCGGAGTGGCCGCCAGCCCCCTGGGCGGCGACGAGATTTCGGTGCGTATCGAGGTTGGCGACGGGGTGTTGTTGCGCGTGCGGTCGGTGGCGGCAGCGGTGGCCCTGCCCGGCCGGAACACCCTGCGGTCCTCGACAGCGTGGAGCTGCTCGGTGGCCGGCGAGCTTGACCTCGACCCGGCGCCAACCATCGTGGCGGCCAACGCCGTCCACCATTCTCATGTCACGGTTCACGGATCGGGCGATGCGAGCGTGCGGCTGCGGGAACGTGTGCAGATCGGCAGGGCAGGGGAGTCATCCGGATTCTGGAGCGGTGAGCTCGAGGCGGATATCGACAATCGCCCCCTGCTGCGCCACCGCATCGAACTCGGGGCGGGATCGGTAACCGACGACGAACTGGGTCGCCCGCTGGCTCTGATCAGTGAATTACGCTATCCCGAAACAGATTCCATGCCACCAACTCCGGCCGACGCCACGGTGCTGCGCCTCGCCGGCGACGCCACCCTGCTCACGTGGCAGGGACAGCGTCTACCGTCCGACTGA
- a CDS encoding NAD(P)/FAD-dependent oxidoreductase, translating to MSTTPDAATGAAPVEANPKPKIKDALTPKHRVVIIGSGFGGLTAAKTLKRANVDVTLIARTTHHLFQPLLYQVATGIISEGEIAPPTRQILKDQDNAQVVLGDVTSIDLENQVVHSSLLGHDYSTPYDSLIVAAGAGQSYFGNDHFAEWAPGMKSIDDALELRGRILGAFEQAERSSDPVRRRKLMTFTVVGAGPTGVEMAGQIAELANETLKGTFRHIDPTDARVILLDAATAVLPPFGPKLGEKARKRLEKLGVEIQLGAMVTDVDRNGLTVKHSDGTVERIESWCKVWSAGVSASPLGKNLAEQSGVELDRAGRVKVGPDLSIPGHPNVFVVGDMMAVDGVPGVAQGAIQGGRYAAKQIKAELKGRSAEERPPFKFFDKGSMATVSRYNAVVKIGKLEFSGFIAWLSWLALHLVYLVGFKNRLVTLILWSIAFVTRSRGQMAITEQQAWARTRLDQLEELVAEKNGDEGRVAEPEEEKAAS from the coding sequence ATGAGCACGACACCAGACGCCGCCACCGGCGCGGCGCCTGTCGAGGCCAATCCGAAGCCCAAGATCAAGGACGCGCTGACGCCCAAGCACCGAGTCGTGATTATCGGGTCGGGATTCGGCGGTCTCACGGCCGCCAAGACGCTCAAACGTGCCAACGTCGATGTCACGCTGATCGCGCGCACCACTCATCACTTGTTCCAGCCGCTGCTGTACCAAGTGGCCACCGGGATCATCTCCGAAGGAGAGATCGCTCCCCCGACGCGGCAGATCTTGAAGGACCAGGACAACGCCCAGGTCGTTCTCGGCGATGTGACGAGCATCGACCTGGAGAATCAGGTGGTCCACTCCTCGCTGCTGGGACACGACTACTCCACGCCCTACGACAGCCTGATCGTCGCCGCCGGTGCGGGTCAGTCGTACTTCGGAAACGACCACTTCGCCGAGTGGGCGCCGGGCATGAAGTCCATTGACGACGCTCTCGAGCTGCGCGGTCGCATTCTGGGTGCCTTCGAACAGGCCGAGCGCTCCAGCGATCCCGTCCGGCGCCGCAAGCTCATGACCTTCACCGTGGTGGGTGCCGGTCCGACCGGCGTCGAAATGGCCGGGCAGATCGCCGAACTGGCCAACGAGACCCTCAAGGGCACCTTCCGGCACATCGACCCGACCGATGCGCGGGTCATCCTGCTCGATGCCGCGACAGCTGTGCTGCCGCCCTTCGGCCCGAAGCTGGGAGAGAAGGCACGCAAGCGCCTGGAGAAGCTCGGCGTTGAAATCCAGTTGGGCGCCATGGTCACCGACGTGGACCGCAATGGCCTGACCGTCAAGCATTCCGACGGCACCGTGGAGCGCATCGAATCCTGGTGCAAGGTGTGGTCTGCGGGCGTGTCCGCGAGCCCCCTGGGTAAGAACCTGGCCGAGCAGTCGGGTGTCGAACTGGACCGCGCGGGACGTGTGAAGGTCGGCCCGGACCTGTCGATTCCGGGCCACCCCAACGTCTTTGTGGTCGGCGACATGATGGCGGTCGACGGCGTACCCGGTGTCGCCCAGGGCGCCATCCAGGGTGGGCGCTACGCCGCCAAGCAGATCAAGGCCGAGTTGAAGGGGCGTAGCGCCGAGGAACGCCCGCCGTTCAAGTTCTTCGACAAGGGCTCGATGGCCACGGTGTCGCGGTACAACGCGGTCGTCAAAATCGGCAAGCTCGAATTCAGCGGATTCATCGCGTGGCTGAGCTGGCTGGCGCTGCACCTGGTCTACCTCGTCGGGTTCAAAAACCGCCTGGTGACGCTCATCCTGTGGTCCATCGCCTTCGTGACGCGCTCACGCGGCCAGATGGCGATCACCGAACAGCAGGCCTGGGCGCGAACACGCTTGGATCAGCTCGAAGAGCTGGTCGCCGAAAAGAACGGCGACGAGGGACGGGTTGCGGAGCCCGAAGAGGAAAAAGCAGCCAGCTAG
- a CDS encoding TIGR03086 family metal-binding protein, which produces MGAPFSLQPAATAVAALLPGVSDEALDGSTPCTELTVRALLNHLMGLSVAFQYVVRPEEAAALGIDLSGPSFTEDLDPQWRTLLPQRLADLVATWAQPRSWVGESTIAGSVMPNDQVAMVVLDELVLHGWDLAAATGQPFDLPEGTDPGLYGFIRALASDDGIPGLFGPQQPVPTSAPQFDHMLAMSGRDPGWRPQGV; this is translated from the coding sequence ATGGGTGCTCCATTCAGCTTGCAGCCCGCCGCGACGGCCGTGGCGGCGCTTCTTCCGGGGGTGTCGGATGAGGCGCTGGACGGCTCGACTCCGTGTACCGAACTCACGGTCCGTGCCCTGCTGAATCACCTGATGGGTTTGTCGGTGGCCTTCCAATACGTCGTCCGCCCCGAGGAGGCCGCCGCTCTCGGCATCGACCTTTCGGGCCCGTCGTTCACCGAGGACCTCGATCCGCAGTGGCGGACGTTGCTCCCGCAACGGCTCGCGGATCTGGTGGCAACCTGGGCTCAGCCCCGGTCATGGGTCGGCGAGTCGACCATCGCGGGCTCGGTCATGCCCAATGACCAGGTGGCGATGGTGGTCCTGGACGAGTTGGTGCTGCACGGATGGGATTTGGCGGCGGCCACCGGGCAGCCGTTTGACCTGCCCGAGGGCACCGATCCGGGTTTGTATGGATTCATCAGGGCGCTGGCCTCCGACGACGGGATTCCCGGTTTGTTCGGCCCGCAGCAGCCGGTTCCCACGAGTGCCCCGCAGTTCGATCACATGCTCGCCATGTCGGGACGTGATCCAGGCTGGCGCCCGCAGGGTGTGTGA
- a CDS encoding LLM class F420-dependent oxidoreductase, which translates to MTIRLGYQIPNFSYGTGVAELFPTVVRQAREAEASGFDTVFLMDHFYQLPMIGTPDQPMLEAYTALGALASATSTIQLSTLVTGNTYRNPSLLAKAVTTLDVVSGGRAILGIGAGWFELEHQQLGFEFGTFTDRFERLSEALEIIAPMLRGERPTFEGKYYRTETAMNEPRIRPNIPIMIGGSGEKKTFGLAVKYADHLNLLSSLDEIPHKLSVLRQRCEEAGRDPSTLETSAFFSVFIDDNSATAWKLAGEQLRKNGIDLETLPEEARAQVLGRTLVGSPEEIAEQVQTRVLDQGIDAVTLNATANGHVPGVVELIGNTLRPLFKD; encoded by the coding sequence GTGACCATTCGGCTTGGCTATCAGATCCCCAATTTCTCCTACGGCACCGGCGTCGCCGAGCTCTTTCCCACCGTCGTCAGACAGGCACGCGAGGCGGAGGCGTCGGGTTTCGACACGGTTTTCCTGATGGATCACTTCTATCAGCTGCCCATGATCGGCACCCCCGATCAGCCGATGCTCGAGGCATACACAGCCCTGGGCGCGCTGGCCAGTGCCACCAGCACCATTCAGCTCTCCACGCTGGTCACCGGCAACACCTACCGAAACCCGAGCCTGCTTGCGAAGGCCGTAACCACGCTCGACGTCGTCAGCGGCGGCCGCGCCATCCTGGGCATCGGCGCGGGGTGGTTCGAACTGGAACACCAGCAACTCGGGTTCGAGTTCGGCACGTTCACCGACCGCTTCGAGCGGCTGAGCGAGGCCCTGGAGATCATCGCCCCGATGTTGCGCGGTGAGCGGCCCACCTTCGAGGGCAAGTACTACCGCACCGAGACCGCCATGAACGAGCCCCGGATCCGGCCGAACATTCCGATCATGATCGGCGGCAGCGGTGAGAAGAAGACCTTCGGGCTGGCCGTGAAGTATGCCGATCACCTGAACCTGCTCAGCTCGCTGGACGAGATCCCGCACAAACTGTCGGTGCTGCGACAGCGTTGCGAGGAAGCAGGGCGTGACCCATCCACCCTGGAGACCTCGGCGTTCTTCTCGGTGTTCATCGACGACAACTCGGCAACAGCCTGGAAACTCGCTGGTGAGCAACTACGCAAGAATGGCATCGATCTGGAAACCCTCCCCGAGGAGGCCCGTGCGCAGGTTCTCGGACGCACCCTCGTGGGCAGCCCCGAGGAGATCGCCGAACAGGTGCAGACCCGAGTTCTCGATCAGGGAATCGACGCTGTCACGCTCAACGCGACCGCCAACGGGCATGTGCCCGGCGTAGTGGAGCTGATCGGCAACACTCTTCGCCCGCTGTTCAAGGACTAG
- a CDS encoding SDR family oxidoreductase: MDVLVTGAVNEVGRAVAAEFRNAGHRVVITGPNADELEIAAKELEVDAIVCDNSDPDSLEENVELFPQHLDAIVNIPNPVWSEPGPHLGTLTDTGEAWLSRYESSVLTAVLTVQSIGDHLRSGAAIVNLCTLGSRDRSGATTAAKAALSAWTAEQAERMGTRGITINTIAPGQSADANYDGLDRTEDAQELVSAEIARLALFLTSPQARHITGQTLHVSRGVPAGVS, translated from the coding sequence ATGGACGTACTGGTAACCGGAGCGGTTAACGAGGTCGGCCGGGCGGTGGCTGCGGAATTCCGCAACGCCGGCCATCGGGTGGTCATCACCGGCCCCAACGCCGACGAGCTGGAAATCGCCGCCAAGGAGCTCGAGGTCGACGCCATCGTGTGCGATAACTCCGACCCGGACAGCCTGGAAGAGAACGTCGAACTGTTCCCCCAGCACCTCGACGCCATCGTGAACATCCCGAACCCCGTCTGGAGCGAGCCCGGCCCGCATCTGGGCACCCTCACCGATACCGGCGAGGCGTGGCTGTCTCGCTACGAGTCCAGCGTGCTGACCGCTGTGCTGACGGTGCAGTCCATCGGCGATCATCTGCGTTCCGGCGCGGCCATCGTCAATCTGTGCACGCTGGGCAGCCGGGACCGATCGGGCGCTACGACTGCCGCCAAGGCCGCACTGTCGGCGTGGACCGCCGAGCAGGCCGAGCGAATGGGCACCCGCGGGATCACCATCAACACCATCGCTCCCGGGCAGTCGGCCGACGCCAACTACGACGGCCTTGACCGCACCGAGGATGCCCAAGAGCTGGTCAGCGCCGAGATCGCACGGTTGGCGTTGTTCCTCACCAGCCCGCAGGCGCGTCACATCACCGGCCAAACCCTGCATGTCAGCCGCGGAGTTCCCGCCGGCGTCAGCTGA